From uncultured Treponema sp.:
TGCGTATTCAATAATGCGGGTTTCGCGGATCATTGTAATTTTGATTCTTCCAGGATAACGCAAGTCAGTTTCAATCTGCTTTGCAATCTGTTTTGCAAGATCTTTTACCTGATCATCCGGGATTTTGTCATTGTTTACAAGAATGCGAAGCTCACGTCCAGCTTGAATTGCATAGGCCTGCTCTACTCCGTGGAATTTCTTTGCAGTTTCCTCAAGATTTTCAAGACGTTTAACGTAATTGTCCACAGTTTCTCGTCTTGCTCCAGGGCGGGCTGCGCTTATCGCATCGGCAACCTGAACAATAACAGCTTCTATTGTCTGAGGCTCGCAGTCATTATGGTGCGCTTCAATCGCATTGACTACACGAGGATCTTCGCCCATCTTGCGTGCCATTTCCGCACCAACTTCGGCATGGTTCTGGTCGCTGTCATTTTCCGCGCCTTTTCCAATGTCATGGAGCAAAGCCGCACGTTTTGCAAGTTCCCTGTTCGCTCCAACTTCAGCGGCAAGAAGACTTGCAAGCTCTGCAACTTCCTTTGAATGAGTAAGAACATTCTGTCCGTAGCTTGTCCTAAAGTAAAGACGACCGATAGCTCTTATTGCTTCCTGGCTCATGCTATGCAAGCCAAGCTCAAACAAAGCCTTTTCGCCTTCTTCATAAATCTTCTGCTGAATCTCGCGTGTAACTTTCTGAACAATCTCTTCAATTCGCGCCGGGTGAATTCTTCCGTCGATAATAAGACGCTCCAAAGCCACACGCGCAATTTCTTTTCTTACAGGATCGAAACAGCTTATAACAACAGCTTCCGGTGTGTCGTCAATAATAATG
This genomic window contains:
- the rny gene encoding ribonuclease Y produces the protein MNLILFIVLPVAGILLGWTIRWVYARFQLSASEQKAERVKQDAIKEAEAQKKEILLQAKEQLIQDRNQQERENRERRTELQRYESRVNKKEELLEQRNQEFEKRDKEFALNVAELHKREAVLSEEEGKLRVELERISGLTAEEAKALIIKNLENDARHDAQSLLNKIDQEAQLNAEKKAQEILVSAIQRIATETTSEITVATVSLPSDEMKGRIIGREGRNIRSLETLTGVDIIIDDTPEAVVISCFDPVRKEIARVALERLIIDGRIHPARIEEIVQKVTREIQQKIYEEGEKALFELGLHSMSQEAIRAIGRLYFRTSYGQNVLTHSKEVAELASLLAAEVGANRELAKRAALLHDIGKGAENDSDQNHAEVGAEMARKMGEDPRVVNAIEAHHNDCEPQTIEAVIVQVADAISAARPGARRETVDNYVKRLENLEETAKKFHGVEQAYAIQAGRELRILVNNDKIPDDQVKDLAKQIAKQIETDLRYPGRIKITMIRETRIIEYAR